In Kutzneria kofuensis, the DNA window CCCGCCCCTTGTACTGCCGGCCGTCGAAGCTGGCCTGCTGGAAGCCGGCGGCGAGCGTGCTCAGCGCGCCGTGCAGGGCGCGGGCGGCCCGGTCCACGTCGAGCGCGTCGACGTCGGCGGCCTCGCGCAGCCCGGCGACATCGGTGACCACGACGCGGCCGGTGGCCCGCACGCCCGGCGTGAGCTCGAACCTGACGCTGTCCGCGCCCAGGTCGAGCAGCACCAGCCCGTGCCGGTCCAGCAGGGCCCGCCACACCGCGACCACCGGCCGGACGAAGTGCTCGACGACGAAGTCCAGGGCGTCCATCGGCTCGTGCTGGTTGGCGATGACCTGCTCCAGCAGCGTGCGCTCGTCGGTGGCGCGCCGGTCGAGCAGCGCGGCCAGCGACACGATGCGGACCTGGTCGGACGCGCGCGGGTGCGGCGGCTGCGGGCCGTCGCCGAGATCCGCGGACAGGTCGTGCGGGGGGCGCAGCGCGAGGTGCAGGCGCAGCTCGGCGTCGCGCCGCACCAGCTCGGCCAGCCGACGCCAGCCGGCCGCCACCGCGAGGTGCTCGGCGCAGCCGTCGCTGACCAGGCGGGGCACCGCTCGCGGGGCGGCGGCTCCGTCCAACATGCTCATACCAGGGCCCTAACGAACACGTGGCTCTCCACATATTCAGCCGCGGTTCTTGGTCCCCGGAATTCGCGGCACTGCAGCCGAGTATATCGAGGACCTGTCGGCGTGGAGCGCCTCTTTCGGGTGTTACGTGATCTACATCACTCGCCTCGTAAGCGAGCTTGACATGCCGCCGCGACGGACCGCACCATGTCCGGCCGCGGGTTCACGGGATACGTTCCCGCCGGCGGGGGTAACGTTGCCCCCGGCTTTCACACCGCATTCACCGCCGGTTTCTACAATCCGCCGGTCTGCCGTCGCCCCGGTTGTTGCCACGGCAACCGTCACGATGATACGGACGGCCCCGCCCGGGCAAGCCGCGACCGCTCGGGCGCACGGGAATTACCCGATCGGGTCGGCACCGGGCCCGGAAACCGCCGTCAGGACGAACCGGCCGCGAACCGACCACCGTAAAGGGCACGCGCCGCCCTTACCCACTGCGCGCGAACGGTAAACATCGTCATCCGGTCATGCCGAATTGACACGCCCGGCCGGGTTGAATGCTCGTGACGTGAATCAGTCCTCGGGCCGCAACCGGGTGCTGAAGCTGAACCGGTCGCCGCGGAACAGCGACCGCACGCGCTCGATCGGCACCCCGTCCGGGTCGAGGGACCGGCGGTGCAGCAGCAGCATCGGCAGCGCCGGGTTGGTGCCGATCAGCTTCGCCTCCCGGGGCGTCGCCAGCACCGTCTCCACCCGCTCCTCGGCCTCGGCGAACACCACGCCGAGGCGGTTGGCCAGGCAGCTGTGCAGCGAGGTGGCCGGGTCGAAGACGTCCAGCAGCGACGGGAACCGCGCGGCGGCGAGATAGGTGGACTCCAGACCGACGTTCTGTCCGGTGGCCTCGACCGTGCGCTCGATGTGCAGCACCAGGTCGCCCGGCTCGATGTGCAGGTCGGCGGCCAGCGTCGGGTCGGCGGGGAGGTGTTCGAGCGTGACGAGCTTGCGGCTGGGCGTCGCGCCCTGCCGGCGGATCCCCTCGGAGAGGCTGACCAGCGACAGCGGCTGCACCAGCTTGGGCGGCATCACGTAGGTGCCGCTGCCGTGGCGGCGCTGCAGCTTGCCCTCCAGCACCAGCTCGGAGACGGCCTGGCGCAGCGTCATGCGGGCCACGCCGAAGCGCTCGGCCAGCTCCCGCTCGGACGGCAGCGCCGCGCCCTCGCCGAGCTTGCCGGTCAGCTCCAGCAACTGCGTCTTCACCGCGTAGTAGCGCGGCACCCGGCCGTCCTCGGGGATGCCGGCGCGGACCGGCTCGCCGGCGCGGTGCTGGGCCGGGTCGGCGGGGTCGGTGGACAGGTTCTGGATGGTCGGGTTGACGCGGGCCGCCGTGATCGGCTCACCGTCGACGAGCATCACCAGGCGGCGGTCGGCCATCGGCTCGCGCAGGCGCACGCGCAGCGTCGACAGCGCGGCGTCGATCTTGGTCGAACCGCCGGCCTCGGCCAGCGTCGCCAGCTCGACCTTCACTTCCGCGCCGGCCTCGCTGACGGCCCGGTCGGCGAACCGCGCGCCCTCCGGGTGCGTCACCTGGATCGCCAGTTCGGTCTCGTTCTGCTCGACCCACCAGATCGGATGCAGCGAAATGCCCGTGCCCACGGCAGCGACGCTACGGCCACGTCCGGGCGCAGCGGTAGCGATGTCCGGATGTTCCCACTGGTTGGCTGCGTGCGCTTGGCCACCCGGCACCGAAAGTGTGCACGAATGGTCCAGGTGGGTGTGACGCGCTTCTCCACGCGTACGCACCGAAGACGGCCGCGCCGTGGCTCCGGCGCGGCCGCGATCAGTCGATGCTCCCCCTGGGCTGCGTCGTCCGGCGCAGCCCCCGAGCCGATCCTCCCGGTCTCGGCCCGGCTTCCCCCAGTGCCGGTGACGGCCTAGAGGTCGAGGGCGAACGCCGCCGAGTTCACCGGCGCGCAGGGCCAGACCTGACCGCAGTCCTGGCAGTGCTCACCGGCCCGGACGTGCGCGTTCAGCACATCCGCGGCGACGTGGTGGTACGAGTCGAGCAGGGCCTCCAGGCCGCGCTCGCCGCTGGGAGTGGCATCGGGGTGCTGTACCGAGAGCACCATCCGTGCTCACCGCCTTCCGAGTTCGCCCCTCAACTGCTCTGTTGAGGTGTGGCAGCCGCCACAACGATTACCATCCGCGCATGCGCCGTCAAGGACATCCGCCAACCGGCGGAGAATTGTGACTGCCACTCGTAGGGGTGGTGACGCAGGGCAACCGGCTTCTCGGCAAGTGACACGCGCCACCACGCTCCGCACACGAACCGGTGAGAGCTGGCGTCCGGGTGGTGGAGAAGCGGCGCGGCTCAAGATCCGTCTACCCTCACAGCATGGGCCCAACCGCGGCGACGGAGACCTTCGTGGGAAGGCACGCCGACGTCGCCCTGCTCGGTCGGCTGCTGCGGGAGGTCGTTGCCGGGCGTGGCCAGTCCGTGCTGGTCGAGGGCGACCCGGGCATCGGCAAGTCGGCGCTGCTCGCCGCCGGCCTGCGCACCGCCCGCGACCTGGGCTGCGAGGTGTTCTGGGCGGCCGCCGACGAGCTCGGCCAGCCGTTCCCGCTGCGCGCCGTGCTGGACTGTCTCGACGTGGTCGGCCGGGCCGAGGACCCGTGGCGGGCCGACATCATCCGGCTGCTGCGCCAGGAGCACTCCCCCGGCGTCACCGGCACCGGCGACCCCGTGCTCGGGGCGGCCGAGCAGCTGCTGGCCCTGGTCGACCGGGCGTGCGAGGCCAAACCCGTGCTGATGGTGCTCGACGACCTGCAGTGGGCCGACACCAACAGCCTGCACGTCTGGCACCGGCTGACCCGGGCCACCGAGCAGCTTCCTTTACTCCTGGTCGGCGCGTACCGGCCGGTGCCGCGGCGCACCGAGCTGGACCAGCTGCGGCGGAGCTCCTCCGCCCGCGGCGGCGTGCAGCTGGCGCTGCGACCGCTGGCCGCCGACGAGGTGGCCGAGTTGATCGCCGTGCGCACCGGTGGCCGTGAGGTCGGGCCGGAGCTGGCCCGGCTGGCCGAGCGGGCCGCCGGCAACCCGGGCTACCTGACCGAGCTGGTCGACGCCCTGCTGCGCGAGCACGCCATCCGCGTCAGCGGCCGGGTCACCGAGCTGGCCGGCCGGGCCGTCGGCTGGAGCGCGCCGGCGTCGCTGGCCGCCGCGATCGCCGACCGGCTGGGCTTCCTGTCCGACGAGACGACGGAGGCGCTGCGGGCGGCGTCCCTGCTCGGCGCCGAGTTCGCCGTGCACGACCTGGCCGTGGTGTCCCGCAAGCCGGCGTCCGAGCTGGCCCTGCTGCTGGCCGAGGCCGTCGGCGCCGGCGTGATCACCGAGGCCGGCAACCACCTCGCCTTCCGGTACCCGCTGATCAGGCAGGCGTTGTACGACGGCACTCCCGTCGCCGTGCGGACCGCGCTGCACCGGGAGGCCGCGCGGGCCCTGGCCGACTCCGGCGCGCCGACCTCGCAGGTCGCCGAGCAGCTGCTGCCGGCCGCCGGCAGCGAGGACGAGTGGTTCCTCGACTGGCTGGCCGGCGCCGCGTCGATCCTGACGCACCGGGCCCCGCAGACCGCGATCGAGTTGCTGCGGCGGGCCATCGACCAGGTCGGGTCCGACGATCCGCGGCGGGACGTGTTCGCCAGCTGGCTCGCCACGTCGCTGGCCGGCATGGGCCGCAACGCCGACGCCGCCCAGCAGGCCCGCCAGGTGCTGAGCCGGACCACCGACCCGGATCGGGTCGCCGAGATGAGCTGGGTGCTGGCGTACACCTCGCTGCGTACCGGCCGTTCCGCCGAGGCGTTGGAGGTGCTGGCCCAGGGCCTCGCCGCCGATCTCGCACCCGGCTGGCGGGCTCGGCTGCTGTCGTTGACGGCGTTGGTGCAGGCCGTGGACCTGGACACCGCCACCGCGTTGACCACCGCCAGCGAGGCGATCGGGGCCGGGCAGGCCGCGCCGGACCGGTTCGCCGTCGGCATGGGCCTGCACGTGATGTCCCTGGACCGCAGTTTCGTCGGCGACGAGCGCGGCAACCGGGCGCTGATCGATCAGGCGCTGACCGTGCTCGGCGACGACCGTGAGCATCTGGACCTGCGGCTGCTGCTGTTGTGCAACCGGATCGTCGCCGACGTCAACCTGGACGAGACCGACGGCATCGACGAGCGGATCACGCTCGTCCGGGGGCTGGCCGAGCAGGCCGGCGCCGCCCGGTTCACGCAGGTGCACGTCATGATGGCCGCGCACTACTTCCTGCTGGGCCGGTGGGACGACGCGCTGAGCGAGCTGGAGTCGATTCCCGAGCTGAGCGAGGGACGGTATTCGTTCCTCACCCTGCACGGGCTGTTGGCCCTGATCGCCGGACATCGCGATGACCGCACCACTGCCGCCGTGCATCTGAAGGCCGTTCGGACCGAGCCGCTGGCCATCGCCGACGACCGGCGCAATGCCGGTTATGTGTTGTTGGCCCGGGCTTTGGCGTGCGAACGGGACGGTCTGCCCGGTCAGGCCGTCGCCGAGCTGGCGCCGGTGCTGCTCAGTCCCGGAACCGCGCTGGAGATGAACGTCAGATATATGTGTCTCCCCGAGCTCACCCGCCTGGCCCTGGCCGCCGGCGACCGGGAGACCGCGTTGTCCGCCACGCAGCAGTGCCAGGCCGAGGCCGACGAGGCGCCGATGCGGGTGAAGGATGCCGCCGCCGCCCGGTGCCAGGGTTTGCTGGAACGGGATCCGCAGCGGTTGCTCACCGCCGCCGAGCACTACCGTTCCGCCGGTCGTCGTCTGGAGTTGGCCCACGCCTTGGAGGACGCCTCCGTGCTTTTCGGCGAGGCCAATGATCTGGTGCGGGCCCGTTCGTCGCTGGCGGAGGCCATCGAGGTCTACACCGAGTTGCGCGCCGACTGGGACATTCGCCGCGCCGATGCCCGTACGCGTCCCTACGGCGTTCGCCGTGGGCAACGCGGCCGGCGCGCTCGTCCCACCACCGGCTGGGAGAGCCTCACCCCCACCGAGCTTCGTGTCGCTCACCTGGTCGCCCAGGGCCGGTCCAACCCCGACATCGCCGCGGCCCTGTTCCTGTCGCGCCGAACCGTGCAGACCCACGTTTCGCACATCCTGGTCAAGCTCGCCGCCCACTCCCGCAGCGAGATCGCTCGCGAGGCCGCGCACCACCCCGTGTCCACCGTGGACTAGGCGACGGGGCCGGGTGAAGCGGGGCCGGCGTCAGGCGTTTTGTTCCAGCCACGGGACTACCGCCCGCACGAAGCCGTCGGGGCTGGTCATGGGGCGGCCGTTCAAGGTGGCTACGAGGTGGCCGACGCCGAACAGGGCGTCCCAGGTGCGGGCGCGGTGGTAGGTGTCGGACGAAACGGCTCGGCGAACGGTGTCCCAGCCGTGCCAGGCCATCAGCGCGGCGTCGATGGCGGGGTCGAAGGGCATGGCCATGTCCCAGTCGAGAACACCGACGAGTTGGCCGGAAGGGGACCAGAGGACGTTGGAGCCGCCAAGGTCGCCATGTACCAAGGAATCCGGCACGGGATCCAGGGCGAGGGCGGCGTCCAGGCGGCGCAGCGCCTCGGACTGCCAACGGGCCGGAAGGCGAGGGACCACGTCCTCCAAGACGATCGCGGACCAGTGACGGCCGGAAGGGCGGCCGTCCAAGGCGCGAAGCAGGGAAGGAGTCAACTCAACGGAGCGGACGGCTTCCAGGACGGAGGCGATCTGCTCCACGGAACCGACGCCTGGTGGAAGGGGCGAGCCGTCGATCCACGAGACCGCCACGGCGGCGCGGTCGCCGAACATGGTGACGGGGGTCAGCGGCTCGGGAATCTGGAAAGGGAGGTCGGAAGAGGCGAGCAGGTGCAGGACCTCGACGTGACGAGGCATGGTGGCAGCGGCGAGGGCACGTTTGCTGACCCGGACGGCGGCGACGCCGGGGATCAGCAACACGTCATGGATATTGCCGTCGGCAGCCACGGAGGCGGAGTCGAGGCGGACGCCGGGCAGCAGGGCGTCGGCGATCTCCAGGAGGTCGTCCACGACACTACCGCCGGATCAACCGGGCGATCTCGGTGCGCAGCCGCACGAAGGCATCGCTCCCCCGGGTGGCGATCTGGTCACGAGGCGAAGGCAGATCGACCTTCAGCGTCTCGACGACGGTAGCAGGCGACGGCGACAGGACGAGCACCCGGTCGGCCAGGTAGACGCTCTCGTCGATGTCATGGGTCACCAGCAGCACGGTCATGCCGGCGGAGGCCCGAACCTGGAGGACAAGGTCCTCCAGATCGGCCCGGGTCTGGGCGTCGACGGAGGCGAAGGGCTCGTCCATGAGCATCAGAGCGGGCCGGTACGCCAGGGCACGGGCGATGGACACCCGCTGCTGCATGCCGCCGGACAGCTCATGGGGATGCTTCGA includes these proteins:
- a CDS encoding ATP-binding protein; the encoded protein is MGPTAATETFVGRHADVALLGRLLREVVAGRGQSVLVEGDPGIGKSALLAAGLRTARDLGCEVFWAAADELGQPFPLRAVLDCLDVVGRAEDPWRADIIRLLRQEHSPGVTGTGDPVLGAAEQLLALVDRACEAKPVLMVLDDLQWADTNSLHVWHRLTRATEQLPLLLVGAYRPVPRRTELDQLRRSSSARGGVQLALRPLAADEVAELIAVRTGGREVGPELARLAERAAGNPGYLTELVDALLREHAIRVSGRVTELAGRAVGWSAPASLAAAIADRLGFLSDETTEALRAASLLGAEFAVHDLAVVSRKPASELALLLAEAVGAGVITEAGNHLAFRYPLIRQALYDGTPVAVRTALHREAARALADSGAPTSQVAEQLLPAAGSEDEWFLDWLAGAASILTHRAPQTAIELLRRAIDQVGSDDPRRDVFASWLATSLAGMGRNADAAQQARQVLSRTTDPDRVAEMSWVLAYTSLRTGRSAEALEVLAQGLAADLAPGWRARLLSLTALVQAVDLDTATALTTASEAIGAGQAAPDRFAVGMGLHVMSLDRSFVGDERGNRALIDQALTVLGDDREHLDLRLLLLCNRIVADVNLDETDGIDERITLVRGLAEQAGAARFTQVHVMMAAHYFLLGRWDDALSELESIPELSEGRYSFLTLHGLLALIAGHRDDRTTAAVHLKAVRTEPLAIADDRRNAGYVLLARALACERDGLPGQAVAELAPVLLSPGTALEMNVRYMCLPELTRLALAAGDRETALSATQQCQAEADEAPMRVKDAAAARCQGLLERDPQRLLTAAEHYRSAGRRLELAHALEDASVLFGEANDLVRARSSLAEAIEVYTELRADWDIRRADARTRPYGVRRGQRGRRARPTTGWESLTPTELRVAHLVAQGRSNPDIAAALFLSRRTVQTHVSHILVKLAAHSRSEIAREAAHHPVSTVD
- a CDS encoding phosphotransferase family protein, with the translated sequence MDDLLEIADALLPGVRLDSASVAADGNIHDVLLIPGVAAVRVSKRALAAATMPRHVEVLHLLASSDLPFQIPEPLTPVTMFGDRAAVAVSWIDGSPLPPGVGSVEQIASVLEAVRSVELTPSLLRALDGRPSGRHWSAIVLEDVVPRLPARWQSEALRRLDAALALDPVPDSLVHGDLGGSNVLWSPSGQLVGVLDWDMAMPFDPAIDAALMAWHGWDTVRRAVSSDTYHRARTWDALFGVGHLVATLNGRPMTSPDGFVRAVVPWLEQNA
- a CDS encoding GntR family transcriptional regulator — encoded protein: MADRRLVMLVDGEPITAARVNPTIQNLSTDPADPAQHRAGEPVRAGIPEDGRVPRYYAVKTQLLELTGKLGEGAALPSERELAERFGVARMTLRQAVSELVLEGKLQRRHGSGTYVMPPKLVQPLSLVSLSEGIRRQGATPSRKLVTLEHLPADPTLAADLHIEPGDLVLHIERTVEATGQNVGLESTYLAAARFPSLLDVFDPATSLHSCLANRLGVVFAEAEERVETVLATPREAKLIGTNPALPMLLLHRRSLDPDGVPIERVRSLFRGDRFSFSTRLRPED
- a CDS encoding ABC transporter ATP-binding protein, whose protein sequence is MLDVVGLGHTYGSVDAVSDVSFAVEPGELVCIVGPSGCGKSTLLRCIAGLLPPSRGTVSLHGDRVSGVPSDLAVVFQDYSRSLLPWRTVFGNVEFPLRDRGLSTVERRSRVEEALSWVGLSGAASKHPHELSGGMQQRVSIARALAYRPALMLMDEPFASVDAQTRADLEDLVLQVRASAGMTVLLVTHDIDESVYLADRVLVLSPSPATVVETLKVDLPSPRDQIATRGSDAFVRLRTEIARLIRR